A single Thermoanaerobacterium sp. RBIITD DNA region contains:
- a CDS encoding NAD(P)/FAD-dependent oxidoreductase, translated as MLFSEGKIGNMRLKNRFVMLPTVTNLSNDGFVSEGEIGYYDRRSKDVALVIVEACYVNKFGKFFKNQLGIDEDDKIEGLKKLSDVLHRNGAKAAVQLAMHNPKYKPTDFTKEDIKGFVKDFVDAAIRAKKAGFDAVELHFAHGWFVNQFLSPNVNKRDDEYGKDFEGRARFALEILKNVKGEVPDMAVICRINGSDYTDGGFDIEESIELSKLLEEYGLDALNISSGVGSTSEYHISPMAIDDRPLIEFTKKIKDNVSIPVIAADKLGVADDWESIVRQGYADFIGIARGLIGDPDCVVKYIEGRTDEIKYCIHCNQACIAYIQKGLPVSCMMNPTVGREKEFDVIAEDKLNVAVIGGGPAGMAAAKYLARKGHNVELFEKNNYLGGQLNIAKVPPYKAEIGKVIDYLEMDLKKYGVKVNLNHEVIHDKLEKMNYDKVIIATGSIPKKLDIEMDIVPLRAIDVLDGKIPTGDNVAIIGGGLTGLETAEYLATVGKSITIIELLDDVGKDIYPMIKKILLERLKKYGVNIITDAKVDKIKGNKLVYNRDNTIDIDDVVIAIGNISDNTFKDIENGDKYYFIGDCKNVATAVEAIRDGAELSLVI; from the coding sequence ATGCTATTCAGTGAAGGAAAAATAGGAAATATGAGATTAAAAAACAGATTTGTCATGCTGCCGACTGTCACAAATTTATCAAATGATGGTTTTGTTAGCGAAGGGGAGATAGGCTATTACGATAGACGGTCAAAAGATGTTGCTTTGGTGATAGTTGAAGCTTGTTATGTAAATAAATTTGGCAAGTTCTTTAAAAATCAGTTGGGCATAGACGAAGATGATAAGATAGAGGGGCTTAAAAAGCTTTCTGATGTACTTCATAGAAATGGAGCAAAGGCGGCAGTTCAGCTTGCTATGCACAATCCTAAGTATAAGCCGACTGATTTTACAAAGGAAGACATAAAAGGGTTTGTCAAGGACTTTGTAGATGCTGCTATTAGAGCAAAGAAAGCGGGATTTGACGCAGTAGAGCTTCATTTTGCCCATGGATGGTTTGTAAATCAATTTTTGTCTCCAAATGTAAATAAAAGAGATGATGAATATGGCAAAGACTTTGAAGGAAGAGCGAGATTTGCACTAGAGATATTAAAGAATGTAAAAGGCGAAGTGCCGGATATGGCTGTGATATGCCGTATAAATGGAAGCGACTACACGGATGGGGGATTTGACATAGAAGAGAGCATAGAACTTTCGAAGCTTTTAGAAGAGTACGGCTTAGATGCACTAAATATTTCATCAGGCGTAGGCTCAACGTCAGAGTACCACATATCGCCAATGGCCATAGATGATAGACCGCTCATTGAATTTACTAAGAAAATTAAAGACAACGTGTCTATTCCTGTTATAGCGGCTGACAAACTTGGTGTTGCAGATGACTGGGAGAGCATAGTAAGACAAGGCTATGCAGATTTTATAGGGATTGCAAGAGGATTAATTGGTGATCCTGACTGTGTTGTTAAATACATCGAAGGAAGAACTGATGAGATAAAATACTGCATCCATTGCAACCAAGCATGTATTGCGTATATACAAAAAGGACTTCCTGTATCATGCATGATGAACCCTACTGTAGGCAGGGAAAAAGAATTTGATGTAATTGCAGAAGATAAGCTTAATGTAGCTGTAATAGGCGGTGGACCTGCTGGTATGGCGGCTGCCAAATATCTTGCGAGAAAAGGTCATAACGTAGAATTATTTGAGAAAAACAATTACCTTGGTGGTCAATTGAATATTGCAAAAGTACCACCATATAAGGCTGAGATAGGAAAAGTAATTGACTACCTTGAGATGGATTTAAAGAAGTACGGCGTAAAAGTTAATTTAAATCATGAAGTGATACATGATAAATTAGAGAAGATGAATTATGACAAGGTGATTATCGCGACAGGCTCAATTCCAAAGAAATTGGATATTGAAATGGATATAGTACCATTAAGAGCTATAGACGTTTTAGATGGCAAAATACCGACGGGTGATAATGTTGCAATCATAGGTGGTGGTTTAACAGGGCTTGAAACTGCTGAATATCTTGCTACAGTGGGTAAAAGTATCACAATCATAGAATTACTTGATGATGTCGGGAAAGATATATATCCTATGATAAAGAAAATTCTTCTTGAAAGGCTTAAAAAATATGGCGTAAATATTATTACAGATGCAAAAGTAGATAAGATAAAAGGCAACAAGTTGGTGTACAATAGAGATAATACAATTGATATTGATGATGTAGTAATTGCAATTGGCAATATTTCTGACAATACATTTAAAGATATAGAAAATGGTGATAAATACTATTTCATTGGAGATTGTAAAAATGTTGCAACAGCAGTAGAGGCAATAAGGGATGGCGCAGAACTTTCACTTGTTATATAA
- the helD gene encoding RNA polymerase recycling motor HelD produces the protein MRALEHPSYSEEKQKLQKTIEWIEGEIAKSEEEGKILEKKISETRKEVKSALDERIVLQKQLKMSNERKLRRYKESKSKPYFGRVDFKEDGDDKIKKLYIGKYGLSDEKHDEPVVIDWRSPIADIYYSGEAGAVSYKSPSGEISGEIKLKRRYEIEEGELLNIFDEKLKEMILDDEFLTSSLEKSADNRLKDIVATIQKEQNDIIRASLDKALIIQGVAGSGKTTIALHRMAYLIYQNQRNKGREDYYMVIAPNKLFLNYISDILPDLGADDVLQTTFEDYALKITGIKGKLTVANDKISYLLGDAPIDEKRKTMMVSRFKGSLLFKSIIDNYFKQFLYKYIPDCDINIDGNIIFTSIELKKLFIENFVYLPLQKRKEQFISYLKNRLKKNKELIADGIERAYSEKIRYVKENIDDNELRQSKVIELYDLRDREVGDIPAKIDKAINDYSEKWTQLDTVKIYRDIMNFETIKKLSHGKIEDEKISYICDYTKAMLDKDKIENEDLAPLLYIHKYLFGLDDAGKFTHIVVDEAQDFSEFKFYLIKEIVKGDSITIVGDVAQGIYSYRGIKSWDDLNNHVLNGKATYKMLKKSYRTTVEIMEYANSVIDKSKNKSIVKAEPIMRHGDVPEIVRIRDYDELIHDILNNLQNDELTTAIICKTDEMTKKIYESLKKDIDDIALISDKTEVYKGRKIVIPSYLSKGLEFDTVMIPDADSYNDTELELKLFYVAITRPLHKLKLYYME, from the coding sequence ATGAGAGCATTAGAACATCCATCGTACAGCGAAGAAAAACAGAAGCTTCAAAAAACTATAGAGTGGATTGAAGGTGAGATAGCAAAAAGTGAAGAGGAAGGCAAGATATTAGAGAAAAAGATATCTGAAACTCGAAAGGAAGTGAAGTCAGCACTTGACGAAAGGATAGTTTTACAGAAGCAGCTTAAGATGAGCAATGAAAGAAAACTTAGAAGGTATAAAGAATCGAAGAGCAAACCGTACTTTGGGCGTGTCGACTTTAAGGAAGACGGTGATGATAAGATAAAAAAACTCTACATTGGCAAATACGGTTTAAGCGATGAAAAGCACGATGAACCTGTCGTCATCGATTGGCGATCTCCTATTGCAGATATTTATTACAGTGGTGAAGCTGGTGCAGTATCTTACAAATCACCTAGTGGCGAAATATCTGGCGAAATAAAGTTAAAGAGGAGGTACGAAATAGAAGAAGGTGAACTTCTCAATATTTTTGATGAGAAATTAAAAGAGATGATCTTGGATGACGAATTTTTAACGTCGTCTCTTGAGAAGAGTGCTGATAATAGACTTAAAGACATAGTTGCAACGATACAAAAAGAGCAAAATGATATTATAAGGGCATCATTAGATAAGGCTTTGATTATACAAGGTGTTGCAGGAAGTGGAAAGACGACAATTGCACTTCACCGGATGGCATATCTTATTTACCAAAATCAGAGAAATAAAGGAAGAGAAGATTATTACATGGTAATAGCTCCAAACAAACTTTTTCTTAATTACATATCTGATATTTTGCCGGATCTTGGCGCTGATGATGTCCTGCAGACGACATTTGAAGATTATGCATTAAAAATTACAGGGATAAAAGGAAAGCTAACAGTGGCAAATGATAAAATATCATATCTTTTAGGAGATGCGCCCATCGACGAAAAACGAAAGACTATGATGGTATCAAGATTCAAGGGAAGCTTGTTATTTAAATCAATTATCGATAACTATTTCAAACAGTTTTTATATAAGTACATTCCTGACTGTGATATAAATATTGATGGAAACATTATTTTTACATCAATAGAGCTTAAAAAGTTATTTATTGAAAATTTTGTCTACTTGCCATTACAGAAAAGGAAAGAGCAGTTTATATCGTATTTGAAGAATAGACTAAAGAAAAATAAGGAATTAATTGCAGACGGTATTGAAAGGGCGTATAGCGAAAAAATCAGATATGTTAAGGAAAATATTGATGACAATGAGTTAAGGCAGTCTAAGGTAATTGAACTGTATGATCTTAGAGATAGAGAAGTAGGAGATATACCAGCTAAAATCGACAAAGCGATTAATGATTATTCTGAAAAATGGACCCAATTAGATACAGTTAAAATTTACAGAGATATAATGAATTTTGAGACCATTAAGAAACTTTCGCATGGTAAAATCGAAGACGAAAAAATCTCGTATATATGTGATTATACAAAAGCGATGCTTGACAAAGACAAAATAGAAAACGAGGATTTAGCGCCGCTTTTGTACATACACAAGTATTTGTTTGGTTTAGATGATGCAGGCAAATTTACCCATATAGTCGTCGATGAAGCACAGGACTTTAGTGAATTTAAATTCTATTTAATAAAAGAAATCGTGAAGGGCGATTCTATAACGATAGTGGGAGATGTTGCACAAGGCATATACTCGTATAGAGGAATAAAATCATGGGATGACTTAAACAATCATGTGTTAAATGGCAAGGCGACGTATAAGATGCTTAAGAAAAGCTATAGAACGACTGTTGAAATAATGGAATACGCCAACAGTGTAATTGACAAAAGCAAGAATAAAAGTATAGTAAAAGCAGAGCCTATTATGAGGCACGGTGATGTACCAGAGATTGTTAGAATAAGAGACTATGACGAACTGATTCATGATATTTTAAATAATTTGCAGAATGATGAGCTTACGACAGCGATAATTTGTAAGACAGATGAAATGACGAAAAAGATATATGAAAGTTTAAAAAAGGATATAGATGACATTGCATTGATTAGCGATAAAACGGAAGTATATAAAGGCAGGAAAATCGTGATACCTTCGTATTTGTCTAAAGGATTGGAATTCGATACGGTGATGATTCCTGATGCAGATTCATACAATGATACAGAACTAGAGCTTAAATTGTTTTACGTTGCAATAACGAGACCACTTCACAAACTTAAATTATACTACATGGAATGA
- a CDS encoding phosphodiester glycosidase family protein produces the protein MKRIMLYIIFELILAIIVMPVLIFYGPFTNIRNTLVSTAMTTFSHKYLATLFLPQSKIDEIMKNMNNIGSGSSNSSLLNFKNNHDSTIEVNDISSNKFKGKVVLIHDPTRIQVGMSSKLPKEGETVSEIAKNNDAIAAINAGGFIGFVDGNWTGSGGTPGGIIIHNGKLLYNNAYSKDGKIDLIGFTSDGKLLVGKYTLDEIKNMGIKEAVSFKPALIVNGKPMIPKNSDGGWGIAPRTAIGQRKDGTVIFLAIDGRAISSVGATLKDVQNIMLDYGAYNAANLDGGSSTTLYYKGKVINNPSNPLGERTVPTIFFAK, from the coding sequence ATGAAGCGAATTATGCTTTATATAATATTTGAACTGATTTTAGCAATTATAGTTATGCCAGTATTAATATTTTATGGACCATTTACAAATATAAGAAATACTTTAGTTTCCACGGCAATGACGACATTTAGCCATAAATATCTTGCAACATTATTTTTGCCGCAAAGCAAGATAGATGAGATAATGAAAAATATGAATAACATTGGTTCTGGAAGTAGCAATAGCAGTTTATTAAATTTTAAAAACAATCATGACAGCACAATTGAAGTAAATGATATATCAAGCAACAAATTTAAAGGAAAGGTAGTTTTGATACATGACCCCACAAGGATACAGGTAGGTATGTCAAGCAAACTGCCTAAGGAAGGCGAAACTGTAAGTGAGATTGCAAAAAACAATGATGCTATAGCTGCTATAAATGCGGGTGGCTTTATCGGATTTGTAGATGGAAACTGGACAGGTAGTGGTGGAACACCAGGCGGAATCATTATACACAATGGAAAGCTTTTATATAACAATGCATATAGCAAAGATGGCAAAATAGATCTTATAGGTTTTACAAGCGATGGTAAACTTCTTGTTGGGAAATATACTTTAGACGAGATTAAAAATATGGGAATAAAAGAAGCCGTTAGTTTTAAACCGGCATTAATAGTAAATGGAAAGCCGATGATCCCTAAAAATAGTGACGGCGGTTGGGGTATTGCTCCAAGGACAGCTATAGGGCAGAGAAAAGATGGTACGGTAATATTCTTGGCTATCGATGGAAGGGCAATATCAAGTGTAGGTGCGACATTAAAGGATGTCCAAAATATAATGCTTGATTATGGAGCATACAATGCCGCAAATCTTGATGGTGGATCATCGACAACACTTTACTACAAAGGAAAGGTAATAAACAATCCATCAAATCCCCTTGGTGAAAGAACAGTCCCGACAATATTTTTTGCGAAATAA
- a CDS encoding alpha/beta hydrolase, with product MAIDDKYIDIDGAKIHYLISGDGEKDTVLLLHGKKFTADDWRNAGIIDYIINEGYKVLAVEVPGYGKSEMLDIPYEEFIKKFADDLNLDKFHIVGPSFSGEISIKFALKYQDMLKSLVIVDSINVDKYKERLKEIKVKTLIVWGNKDDVAPYEFAMMLKQNIQNAKLYTFDVLGHTCYFDKPDIFSNELIEFLNQT from the coding sequence ATGGCAATAGATGATAAATATATTGACATTGACGGTGCTAAGATTCATTATCTAATAAGTGGTGATGGCGAAAAAGATACTGTTCTTCTATTGCACGGTAAGAAATTTACAGCAGATGATTGGAGAAACGCTGGGATAATTGATTATATTATTAATGAAGGTTATAAAGTACTTGCTGTCGAAGTGCCAGGCTATGGAAAGTCTGAAATGCTTGATATTCCTTATGAAGAGTTTATAAAAAAATTTGCTGATGATTTAAATCTTGATAAATTTCATATTGTTGGACCATCTTTCAGCGGTGAGATATCGATAAAATTTGCATTAAAATATCAGGATATGCTAAAATCTCTTGTTATTGTAGACAGTATAAATGTTGACAAATACAAAGAAAGGCTAAAAGAAATAAAAGTTAAGACACTCATAGTATGGGGCAATAAGGACGATGTTGCGCCGTACGAATTTGCAATGATGCTAAAACAAAATATACAAAATGCAAAACTGTATACATTCGATGTTCTAGGTCATACTTGCTACTTTGATAAACCTGATATATTTTCTAATGAATTGATTGAATTTTTAAATCAAACTTAA
- a CDS encoding ABC transporter ATP-binding protein — protein MLINVKNVSHSYDMINFIIKDFNLTIEKGEIIAIIGASGSGKSTLLNIIGGIIEPTKGEVLYDNVNIHKLNKRDAETFKLSKLGYIFQNYNLIPFLNVLDNVLLPVVLLKKSVKEYKDEAIRLLKELHLENKIKSNILELSGGEQQRVAIARALILKPMIILADEPTGNLDKDNTINFMNMLTRLVNERKISVLIVTHDMDVAEYATKVIDLNKYNF, from the coding sequence ATGCTAATAAATGTAAAGAATGTAAGCCATTCATATGATATGATAAATTTTATAATAAAGGATTTTAATTTGACAATTGAAAAAGGAGAAATTATTGCAATAATAGGTGCTTCTGGCAGTGGGAAAAGCACTCTACTAAACATTATTGGTGGAATAATAGAACCTACCAAAGGAGAAGTTTTATATGATAATGTTAATATACATAAGTTGAATAAAAGAGATGCCGAGACTTTCAAATTATCAAAATTAGGATACATATTTCAAAATTATAATCTGATACCATTTTTAAATGTGTTAGATAATGTATTATTACCTGTTGTTTTATTGAAGAAAAGTGTCAAAGAGTATAAAGACGAAGCAATAAGATTGTTAAAAGAATTGCATTTAGAAAATAAGATAAAAAGCAATATATTGGAGTTATCTGGTGGCGAACAACAAAGAGTTGCAATTGCAAGGGCTTTGATTCTAAAACCGATGATTATATTAGCTGATGAACCAACAGGCAATCTTGACAAAGATAATACAATTAATTTTATGAACATGCTGACAAGGTTAGTTAATGAAAGAAAAATCAGTGTTCTGATTGTTACACATGATATGGATGTAGCAGAATATGCCACAAAAGTTATAGATTTAAATAAATATAATTTTTAA
- a CDS encoding LysR family transcriptional regulator has protein sequence MNLRELNIFLTVCGCGSMSEAARKLYMTQPAISQSISDLEEEYNIKLFDRIGKKLVLTYAGEILKDYSKKILVLINETQNTLKNISNMKMGRLRIGASRTAGTYLVPTIIGKFINVYENIELPYFIDNTSEIVKMILDNDIDLGIVEGPIHSSNIIVRHYLNDELYLICSKDHHWAKNPIVNVEEIASENMIIRERGSGTREVFENTMKEHNANYNIKLELNSIEAIKKAVEANIGISVISKLAIKDELESGKIVKVKIEGVRFLRNFNIIYHKDKYLSELFKKFVDFLYNNICP, from the coding sequence ATGAATTTAAGAGAATTAAATATTTTTTTAACAGTATGCGGCTGTGGAAGCATGTCAGAAGCAGCAAGAAAACTTTATATGACACAACCAGCTATTAGCCAATCTATATCTGATTTAGAAGAAGAATATAATATTAAGCTATTTGATAGAATCGGAAAAAAGCTTGTTTTGACATATGCAGGGGAAATACTGAAAGATTATAGTAAAAAAATCTTGGTACTTATAAATGAAACACAAAATACATTAAAAAATATTTCAAATATGAAGATGGGAAGACTTAGAATCGGTGCCAGCAGAACAGCAGGTACATACCTGGTCCCTACTATAATTGGTAAATTTATTAATGTTTATGAAAATATTGAGTTGCCTTATTTTATTGATAATACATCTGAAATTGTAAAAATGATATTGGATAATGATATAGATTTAGGAATCGTTGAAGGCCCGATACATTCAAGTAATATCATTGTTAGGCATTACTTAAATGATGAACTATATCTTATATGTTCAAAAGATCACCATTGGGCGAAAAATCCAATTGTTAATGTAGAAGAAATAGCATCAGAAAATATGATTATCCGTGAAAGGGGAAGTGGAACAAGAGAGGTATTTGAAAATACCATGAAAGAACATAATGCAAATTATAACATAAAGCTTGAATTAAATAGTATTGAGGCGATAAAAAAAGCCGTTGAGGCCAATATCGGTATTTCCGTAATATCTAAGCTTGCTATAAAAGATGAATTAGAAAGCGGAAAGATTGTAAAAGTAAAGATAGAAGGTGTAAGGTTTTTAAGAAATTTCAATATTATCTATCATAAAGACAAATACTTGTCAGAGCTATTTAAAAAATTTGTCGATTTTCTCTATAATAATATATGCCCTTAG
- a CDS encoding SGNH/GDSL hydrolase family protein — translation MELLNLKDSYNFLVCGDSISKGVVFDKSKNKYVLLKDSYTNLLEGSLKGTIDNVAKFGSTILKGIDRLKKELIKVKPDVVLIEFGGNDCDFNWDKVAENPHSEHMPNTDFNVFKNSLNELIDSLKKSKIIPVLLTLPPIDADRYFKWISKNNVDMAKNILTWLGSVTKIYWWQEKYNSAILSIARSTRTRVIDIRSAFLENPDYRQLICDDGIHPNEEGHKVIAEKIMDYVKTHYNFLLKNPQI, via the coding sequence ATGGAACTTCTCAATCTAAAAGACAGTTATAATTTTTTAGTATGTGGTGATTCAATATCAAAAGGTGTTGTATTTGATAAAAGCAAAAATAAATATGTACTATTGAAAGATTCATATACTAATTTGCTTGAAGGAAGCTTAAAAGGCACCATAGACAATGTAGCGAAATTCGGCAGCACCATTTTAAAAGGAATTGACAGACTGAAGAAGGAACTCATAAAAGTCAAACCTGATGTAGTACTTATTGAGTTTGGCGGAAATGATTGTGATTTTAACTGGGATAAGGTAGCGGAAAATCCTCATAGTGAGCATATGCCAAACACAGATTTTAATGTATTTAAAAATTCCCTTAATGAATTAATAGATTCTCTTAAAAAATCAAAGATTATTCCAGTACTTTTAACATTACCACCCATTGATGCAGATAGATATTTTAAATGGATCAGTAAAAACAATGTTGATATGGCAAAAAATATTCTAACATGGCTTGGAAGCGTTACGAAGATATACTGGTGGCAGGAAAAGTATAATTCTGCTATTTTGAGTATTGCCCGTAGCACAAGGACAAGAGTTATTGATATAAGAAGTGCGTTTCTTGAAAACCCTGATTATAGACAGCTCATTTGTGATGACGGCATACATCCAAATGAAGAAGGGCACAAAGTCATAGCAGAAAAGATAATGGATTATGTTAAAACACACTATAATTTTTTACTTAAAAACCCACAAATCTAA
- a CDS encoding iron-containing alcohol dehydrogenase → MENFDFVCPTKIIFGKDTENRVGEEVKKYSNKIMLIYGGGSIKRTGLYDKVINSLKENHIEYIELSGVKPNPRLSLVNEGIKICRENNIDFILAVGGGSVIDTAKAIAVGVLYDGDVWDIFIGKSVIEKALPVGVILTLAATGSEASDSAVITNENGWYKKGIHSDLIRPQFAIMNPELLYTLPPYQTAAGAADIMAHIMERYFTNVRNVDLTDRLCEATLKTVINNVPLLMEDPKNYNARAEVMWAGTIAHNGLLDTGRVGDWASHKIEHELSAIYDIAHGAGLAIIFPAWMKYVYKHDINRFVQFAVRVWNVDLSFEDSEAIALEGIKRLESFFKSIGLPTSLKDAGINADRIEEMADKCTVNGKVTVGQFVKLNKDDIINIYNIAK, encoded by the coding sequence ATGGAGAATTTTGATTTTGTATGCCCAACAAAAATTATTTTTGGTAAAGATACTGAGAATAGAGTCGGCGAAGAAGTTAAGAAATATTCAAACAAGATAATGCTTATATATGGCGGTGGCAGTATAAAAAGGACGGGACTTTACGATAAAGTTATAAATTCATTAAAAGAAAATCACATTGAATACATAGAACTATCTGGTGTTAAGCCTAATCCGAGGTTAAGCTTGGTTAATGAAGGTATCAAGATATGCCGTGAAAATAATATAGACTTTATATTAGCAGTTGGCGGTGGTAGTGTAATAGATACCGCAAAGGCTATAGCAGTTGGTGTACTTTATGATGGTGATGTATGGGATATATTTATAGGAAAAAGTGTGATAGAAAAGGCACTTCCAGTAGGTGTAATATTGACACTCGCGGCAACAGGAAGTGAAGCGAGCGACAGTGCTGTTATAACTAATGAAAATGGTTGGTACAAAAAAGGGATACATTCAGATTTAATAAGACCGCAATTTGCTATAATGAATCCAGAGCTTTTATATACATTACCGCCATATCAAACAGCAGCAGGCGCAGCCGATATTATGGCACATATCATGGAAAGGTATTTTACGAATGTGCGAAATGTAGACCTTACAGATAGACTTTGTGAAGCAACACTGAAGACTGTCATAAATAATGTACCCTTATTAATGGAAGATCCTAAAAACTATAATGCGCGAGCAGAAGTGATGTGGGCTGGTACAATTGCCCACAATGGCTTACTCGATACTGGAAGAGTCGGTGACTGGGCATCACATAAGATAGAGCACGAACTAAGCGCAATATACGATATCGCACATGGTGCAGGACTTGCAATAATATTTCCAGCATGGATGAAATATGTTTATAAGCACGATATTAATAGATTTGTACAGTTTGCAGTAAGGGTATGGAATGTTGATTTGTCATTTGAAGATTCAGAAGCTATTGCACTTGAAGGTATAAAAAGGCTTGAAAGCTTCTTTAAAAGCATAGGGCTTCCAACATCATTGAAAGATGCAGGAATAAATGCTGACAGGATAGAAGAGATGGCAGACAAATGTACAGTGAATGGCAAAGTGACTGTCGGTCAATTCGTAAAACTTAATAAAGATGATATAATCAACATATATAACATTGCAAAATAA
- a CDS encoding FtsX-like permease family protein, translated as MILYSLKSLYYNKKKYIILGILSTIAFGFVYFILQVLDYVSKKGNSEVKADINFNVLMITFIVVFVFFAVMIISAVLHIFYKMRKNEMHILKTLGANNKTISKIFIGELSLLSLIISITSLILGLIITHEFFNYYDVNINQEIGVMAEFLLLSYLIFLIIGILQFRKVLLEHIIKKNAKIKSSNYLSKIIVGAVFIVVSFFISYNIAKLGCFIIGAAILVNPALYFILNVLETIFKSSVPPIYVSIKQIKFNFKKASSLINNVSISIVLIVLLFTMYNSVKMSGIEYSKKNMKFNQLIQLNTIVPDNKINENNVYKALSFDAVYTKNNMKLLATGIDNDYVKFENLDIKNGSLSNLFNNNNNLVCIIPELMKINNGIKIGDTIELKILKKTVNAKVVGSIYTYNINQIYINKNVLSKKILGAEGVSNTYYAIGNIDNITKKLNELDIKYDVISRDRLIEEYKNGILKGTEMIDTFLYIYLVISIFMIINMFLMSLEERSRYNNSFKLIGMRKLRIILMNTFEGIFIIIAGSILGLIFGTILTNGLPSFVESSYGIRMRNFIPWTLLFDIVVCAQAVTIIATFILSLFSNGEVGTKLIGREE; from the coding sequence ATGATCTTATATAGTTTAAAGAGTCTATATTACAATAAAAAAAAATATATAATATTAGGTATATTAAGTACTATTGCATTTGGTTTTGTATATTTTATACTTCAAGTTTTAGATTATGTATCTAAAAAAGGAAATAGTGAGGTAAAAGCAGATATCAATTTTAATGTATTAATGATCACTTTTATCGTGGTATTTGTATTCTTTGCAGTTATGATAATATCGGCAGTCTTACATATCTTTTATAAAATGAGAAAGAATGAAATGCATATATTGAAGACATTGGGAGCTAACAACAAAACAATCAGTAAGATTTTTATTGGAGAATTATCGTTATTAAGTTTAATAATAAGTATTACAAGTCTGATTTTAGGACTTATCATTACTCACGAATTTTTTAATTATTATGATGTTAATATTAATCAAGAAATAGGTGTAATGGCTGAATTTTTGTTATTAAGTTATTTAATATTCCTAATAATAGGTATTTTACAATTTAGAAAAGTTTTATTAGAACACATAATCAAGAAAAATGCAAAAATTAAAAGTAGCAATTATTTATCGAAAATAATAGTTGGAGCAGTTTTTATTGTAGTCTCATTTTTTATAAGCTATAATATAGCAAAGTTAGGATGTTTTATAATAGGTGCTGCTATTTTAGTAAACCCCGCTTTATATTTTATTTTAAATGTTTTAGAAACAATTTTTAAAAGCTCGGTACCGCCAATTTATGTTTCTATAAAACAAATAAAATTTAATTTTAAGAAGGCTTCATCCCTTATAAATAATGTATCAATCTCAATCGTATTAATAGTATTATTATTTACTATGTATAATTCTGTAAAAATGAGTGGAATAGAATATTCAAAAAAGAATATGAAATTCAATCAACTTATTCAGCTTAACACAATCGTTCCAGATAATAAGATAAATGAGAATAATGTTTATAAGGCTTTGTCATTTGATGCTGTATATACAAAAAATAATATGAAGTTATTAGCAACTGGGATAGATAATGATTATGTGAAATTTGAAAATCTCGATATAAAGAATGGATCACTTTCAAATCTATTTAACAATAATAACAATTTGGTATGTATAATTCCTGAACTTATGAAAATAAATAATGGAATAAAAATAGGTGATACTATAGAGCTTAAGATTTTAAAAAAGACTGTCAATGCTAAAGTTGTTGGTAGCATATATACATACAATATAAATCAGATATACATTAATAAAAATGTACTCAGCAAAAAAATACTCGGCGCTGAAGGAGTTAGTAATACATATTATGCTATTGGAAATATTGATAATATAACTAAAAAGCTAAATGAATTAGATATAAAATATGATGTAATAAGTAGAGATAGACTTATCGAAGAATATAAGAATGGAATTTTAAAAGGGACAGAAATGATTGATACTTTTTTATATATTTATTTAGTTATAAGCATATTTATGATTATTAATATGTTTCTAATGTCTTTAGAAGAGAGAAGTAGATATAATAATTCATTCAAGTTGATAGGCATGAGAAAACTAAGGATCATTTTGATGAATACTTTTGAGGGGATATTTATAATAATAGCTGGTAGCATATTAGGGTTAATATTTGGAACTATATTGACTAATGGATTGCCGTCATTTGTAGAAAGTTCATACGGAATAAGAATGCGCAACTTTATTCCATGGACATTATTATTTGATATTGTTGTATGTGCTCAAGCTGTTACTATAATTGCTACATTTATATTAAGTTTATTTTCAAATGGTGAAGTAGGAACGAAACTAATAGGGAGGGAGGAGTAA